The nucleotide sequence ACCGCGGAACGCATGGACCAGGACACCGCGGTCGCCCGCGACCGGAAGATCGTCGTCCCCATCGTGCTCGCCGCGGTGCTGCTGATCCTGATCGTGCTGCTGCGCGGCCTCATCGGCCCGCTGCTGCTGGTGGCCGCGGTCGCGCTGGTCTGGGCGGCGTCCCTCGGCCTCGGCGCGCTCTTCTTCGAACCCGTGTTCGGCTTCGCGGGGGCGGACCCCGGGCTGCCGCTGCTCAGCTTCGTCTTCCTCGTCGCACTCGGCGTCGACTACGGCATCTTCCTCATGCACCGCATGCGCGAGGAGGCGGCGGCCGGCAAACCCTCCGACGAGGCCGTGGTGACCGCACTCACCGCGACGGGCGGCGTCATCGCGTCCGCCGGGTTCGTCCTGGCCGCGACGTTCTCCGTCCTCACCGTGCTCCCGCTGGTCATGATGGTCGAACTCGGCTTCGTCGTCGCGGTCGGCGTCCTCCTGGACACCTTCCTCGTCCGCGGCTTCCTCGTCACCGGCGCGAGCACCCTGCTGGGACGGTACGTGTGGTGGCCCGGCCCCCTCGCGCGGCGCGAAAAAGCCCCCGCGCCCGACGAACCCGCCGACACGTCGCCGATGATGGCCCGGTGACCGCCAAGCCGACACACGCGGGCGGGGCGTCGTCGTACGACGCCCTGCTCGCGCTGCTGCTCGCGGCCGGCGGCCTCGTCCTCGGCTACGCGGCGCCCGGCACGCGGCCCCTCGACCCGCTCGGCGCGGTCCTCCTCGTCGGCGCGTGCGCGGCGCTGCCGTGGCGGCGCGTCCGCCCCGGACTGGTACTCATCGTGGTCCTGGTCGTCACCGTGCCCTACCACGCGCTCGACTACCGGCACGAGGCCGCGTCGCCCGTGGCCCTGGTGGCGCTCGCGACGTACTCGTCCCGCGTCGCCCGGGTCAAGGCCCTGATCATCGGCGTCACCATCATGGTCACCGGGATCTCGATCATGAGCTTCGCGCGCGACGGCGGGGTGAGCGGCGACCACCTCGGCGCGATCGGCTGGATCTTCTTCTCCGCGGTCGCCGGCCAGGCCTGGCGCAACCACAAGGCTTACATCGCGTCCATCATCGACCGGGCCGAACGCGCCGAACGCGCCCGCGAGGTGGAGGTACGCCGCCGCGTCGCCGAGGAACGCGTGCGCATCGCCCGCGACCTGCACGACCTCCTCGCCCACAGCATCACCCTCATCGGTGTCCAGGCCGGCGTCGCCGCGCACCTGGCCCGCCAACCGGAACCCGACGGGACCGTGCTCGCGCGGGCGTTGGAGGCCATCGCCGACACCTGCCGCGACGCCCGCACCGACGTGCGCGCGGCGCTGACCGCGCTGCGCGAGGACGACGAGGCACCCGACCACGGCGCCGTCCCCGGACTCGCGGGCGTCTGGGACCTGGCCGCGTCGGTCCGCAACACCGGTGTCGAGGTCGTCGTGGCCGTCGACGCGGGAGCCGACGACCTCGCCCCGGCGGTCGGGGTCGCCGCGTACCGCATCGTGCAGGAGGCACTGACCAACGTCGTCCGGCACGCGGACGCGGGACGGGTGCGCGTCACCGCCCTGCGCGGGCAGCACGACCTCGTGCTGACCATCGCCGACGACGGCCGCGGCACCGCGCCGCCACCCGGCCCCGGGACGCCGGCCGCCCAGGCGAAACGCCCCGACGGCACCGCTCCCGCCCCCGGCGGCCCGCCCGACGGGCCCGGCGGCTTCGGCATCATCGGCATGACCGAACGCGCCCGCAGCGTCGGCGGCACCCTCACGGCCGCGCCGGGGGAGGACAGCGGGTTCGTCGTCCGCGCCGTCCTGCCGACCGGGCCGCACCCGAACGGCGGTCCCGCGCCCGAACCCTCCGCGCGTCCCGGGGCCGTGCCCGCGCCGCCGCCACCCGCGGACGACCCGCGCCGCCGGACACCCGCCACACCGTCCCCCGCCCCGGAGGCCCCGTGACCACCCTGCGCGTCCTGCTCGCCGACGACCAGCACCTCGTCCGCTCCGCGTTCGCGATGCTCGTCGACTCCGCACCGGACATGACCGTCGCCGGACAGGCCGAGGACGGCCGCCGCGCCGTCGAACTCACCCGCGAACTGCGCCCCGACGTCGTCGTCATGGACATCCGCATGCCCGGCCTCGACGGCATCGAGGCCACCCGGCACATCGCCGACGACCCCGGGCTCGCCGGGGTGCGCGTGCTCGTCCTCACGACGTTCGACGACGACGACAACATCCTGGCCGCACTCCGCGCGGGCGCCGGCGGCTTCCTCGTCAAGGACACCCGGCCCGCCGAACTCCTCGACGCCATAAGGATCGTCGCGGCCGGCGACGCCCTGCTGTCCCCCGGACCGACCGCCCGCCTGGTGGCGCGCGTCGTCCGCCTCCCCGACACCGTCGCCGCCCCGGTCAGCCCGTCCCAGACCTCCCGCGTCGCGGCCCTGTCCGCGCGCGAGCACGACGTCCTGGCCCTGGTCGGCCGGGGCCTCAACAACGCCGAGATCGGCGAGGTCCTCGGCCTCAGCCCCCTGACCGTCAAGACCCACGTCAGCCGCATGATGGGCAAACTCCGCATCCGCGACCGGCCGCAACTCGTCGTCC is from Yinghuangia sp. ASG 101 and encodes:
- a CDS encoding sensor histidine kinase, encoding MTAKPTHAGGASSYDALLALLLAAGGLVLGYAAPGTRPLDPLGAVLLVGACAALPWRRVRPGLVLIVVLVVTVPYHALDYRHEAASPVALVALATYSSRVARVKALIIGVTIMVTGISIMSFARDGGVSGDHLGAIGWIFFSAVAGQAWRNHKAYIASIIDRAERAERAREVEVRRRVAEERVRIARDLHDLLAHSITLIGVQAGVAAHLARQPEPDGTVLARALEAIADTCRDARTDVRAALTALREDDEAPDHGAVPGLAGVWDLAASVRNTGVEVVVAVDAGADDLAPAVGVAAYRIVQEALTNVVRHADAGRVRVTALRGQHDLVLTIADDGRGTAPPPGPGTPAAQAKRPDGTAPAPGGPPDGPGGFGIIGMTERARSVGGTLTAAPGEDSGFVVRAVLPTGPHPNGGPAPEPSARPGAVPAPPPPADDPRRRTPATPSPAPEAP
- a CDS encoding response regulator, which codes for MLVDSAPDMTVAGQAEDGRRAVELTRELRPDVVVMDIRMPGLDGIEATRHIADDPGLAGVRVLVLTTFDDDDNILAALRAGAGGFLVKDTRPAELLDAIRIVAAGDALLSPGPTARLVARVVRLPDTVAAPVSPSQTSRVAALSAREHDVLALVGRGLNNAEIGEVLGLSPLTVKTHVSRMMGKLRIRDRPQLVVLAYESGLVRPGRAE